The genomic region TCGAGGCGCTGGTCGTCGCTCGAGACCAGGACGATGTTGGGCCGCTCCCGGGTCAGGAAGCCGGGGGCCTCCTGCGCGCCGGTGCTCCCCGGCGGCGGCGGGTCGGTGCGGATGTCGGCGACGGCCGCGATCGTGAGCAGCACGACGAACGCCGTCAGTGCGGCCAGCAGGGGCCGCGGCAGGCGCGGCGGGATGAGCGAAGGCACGCCAGACCTCGGGATCGGGGGCGGGTGTCCCCCCAACCTACCGACGTCCCCGGGGCACGGGCGAACTGACGATATCGCGGCCCGCAGGCAACCATCCGTCATCCTCGGGTGGTCCACCAGGACATGACCACCACCACCGGGACGCGCTCGGGCCCGTCCCGCCCAGGAGGATCCGTGGCACCACGGCCGGGCGACGCGCAGGTCGCCTTCGACGAGTTCGTGCTGGCCCGCTCCTCCGGCCTGCTGCGCACGGCGTACCTGCTCACCCACGACCACGCCCTGGCCGAGGACCTGCTGCAGACCGCGCTGGCCAAGGCCTGGTTCGCCTGGGACCGCATCGACCAGCACGAGGCCTACGTGCGCCGGATCCTGGTCACCACCTACGCGACGTGGTGGCGCCGGCGCTGGAACGGCGAGCACCCCACCGACGAGCTGCCCGAGGCCGGCGGGTCGCCCGACCCGACCGAGGCGGCCGGGCAGCGCCA from Nocardioides salarius harbors:
- a CDS encoding SigE family RNA polymerase sigma factor; the protein is MAPRPGDAQVAFDEFVLARSSGLLRTAYLLTHDHALAEDLLQTALAKAWFAWDRIDQHEAYVRRILVTTYATWWRRRWNGEHPTDELPEAGGSPDPTEAAGQRHDLWSAMERLPRRQRAVVVLRYFEDLTEAQTAQVLGCSVGTVKSQASKAFAKLRIDPSLAPVPTTSSRTETEDRS